In Vigna angularis cultivar LongXiaoDou No.4 chromosome 8, ASM1680809v1, whole genome shotgun sequence, one DNA window encodes the following:
- the LOC128193300 gene encoding serine/threonine receptor-like kinase NFP — MAALFVSLSLRAQILYVVLMFFTCIAAQSQQTNGTNFSCPSDSPPSCETYVTYITQSPNFLSVTSVSNIFDTSPLSIARASNIENEEDKLIPGQVLLIPVTCGCTGNRSFANISYEINPGDSFYFVATTSYQNLTNWHVVMDLNPTLSPNTLPVGIQVVIPLFCKCPSKNQLDRGIKYLITHVWQPNDNVSLVSNKFGASPEDILSENNYGQNFTAANNLPVLIPVTRLPDLIQSPSDGRKHRIGLPVIIGISLGCTLLVVVSAILLVYVYFLKMKSLNRSASSAETVHKLLSGVSCYVSKPTMYETGAILEATMNLSEQCKIGESVYKVNIEGKVLAIKRFKEDVTEELKILQKVSHGNLVKLMGVSSDNDGNCFVVYEYAENRSLDDWLFAKSCSETSNSRTTLTWCQRISIAVDVAMGLQYMHEHAYPRIVHRDITSSNILLDSNFKAKIANFSMARTFTNPIMSKIDVFAFGVVLIELLTGKKAMTTKDKGEVVMLWKDIWKIFDQEENREERLRKWMDPKLDNYYPIDYALSLASLAVNCTADKSLSRPTIAEIVLSLSLLTQPSSSTLERSLTSSGLDIEATQIVTSIAAR; from the coding sequence ATGGCTGCCTTGtttgtttctctttctctccGTGCCCAGATTCTTTATGTTGTACTCATGTTTTTCACTTGTATTGCAGCTCAATCACAACAGACCAATGGAACAAACTTTTCATGCCCTTCCGATTCACCTCCTTCGTGTGAAACCTATGTGACATACATAACCCAGTCTCCAAATTTTTTGAGTGTGACCAGCGTATCTAATATATTTGACACGAGTCCTTTGTCAATTGCAAGAGCCAGCAACATAGAGAATGAGGAAGACAAGTTGATTCCAGGCCAAGTCTTGCTGATACCAGTAACCTGTGGTTGCACTGGAAACCGCTCTTTCGCCAATATCTCCTATGAAATCAACCCAGGCGATAGCTTCTACTTTGTTGCAACCACTTCATACCAGAATCTCACAAATTGGCATGTAGTGATGGATTTAAACCCCACTCTAAGTCCAAATACTTTGCCAGTAGGCATCCAAGTTGTAATTCCTTTATTTTGCAAGTGTCCTTCAAAGAACCAGCTTGACAGAGGGATAAAGTACCTGATCACTCACGTGTGGCAGCCCAATGACAATGTTTCCCTCGTAAGCAACAAGTTTGGTGCATCACCAGAGGACATATTAAGTGAAAACAACTATGGTCAAAACTTCACTGCCGCAAACAACCTTCCAGTTTTGATCCCAGTTACACGCTTGCCAGATCTTATTCAATCTCCTTCAGATGGAAGAAAACACAGAATTGGTCTTCCAGTTATAATTGGTATCAGTCTGGGATGCACACTACTGGTTGTGGTTTCAGCAATATTACTGGTGTATGTATATTTTCTGAAAATGAAGAGTTTGAATAGGAGTGCCTCATCAGCTGAAACTGTACATAAACTACTTTCTGGAGTTTCATGCTACGTAAGTAAGCCTACCATGTATGAAACTGGTGCAATCTTGGAAGCTACCATGAACCTCAGTGAGCAGTGCAAGATTGGGGAATCAGTGTACAAGGTTAACATAGAGGGTAAGGTTTTAGCAATAAAAAGATTCAAGGAAGATGTCACGGAGGAGCTGAAAATTCTGCAGAAGGTGAGTCATGGAAATCTGGTGAAACTAATGGGTGTCTCATCAGACAATGATGGAAATTGTTTTGTGGTTTATGAATATGCAGAAAATAGGTCTCTTGATGACTGGCTTTTCGCCAAGTCTTGTTCAGAGACATCAAACTCAAGGACCACGCTTACATGGTGCCAGAGGATAAGCATAGCAGTGGATGTTGCAATGGGTCTGCAGTACATGCATGAACATGCTTATCCAAGAATAGTCCACAGGGACATCACCAGCAGTAATATCCTTCTTGACTCTAACTTCAAGGCCAAGATAGCAAATTTTTCCATGGCCAGAACTTTTACCAACCCCATTATGTCAAAAATAGATGTATTTGCTTTTGGGGTGGTTCTGATAGAATTACTTACTGGCAAGAAAGCCATGACAACCAAAGATAAGGGTGAGGTGGTTATGCTGTGGAAGGACATTTGGAAGATCTTTGATCAAGAAGAGAATAGAGAGGAGAGGCTCAGAAAATGGATGGATCCTAAGTTAGATAATTATTATCCTATTGATTATGCTCTCAGCTTGGCCTCCTTGGCAGTGAATTGTACTGCAGACAAGTCTTTGTCCAGACCAACCATAGCAGAAATTGTACTTAGTCTCTCCCTTCTCACTCAACCATCTTCCTCTACACTGGAGAGATCCTTGACTTCTTCTGGATTAGATATAGAAGCTACTCAAATTGTCACTTCCATCGCAGCTCGTTGA